The proteins below are encoded in one region of Parambassis ranga unplaced genomic scaffold, fParRan2.1 scaffold_21_arrow_ctg1, whole genome shotgun sequence:
- the LOC114429772 gene encoding NACHT, LRR and PYD domains-containing protein 12-like, whose translation MAHPPEVLLQTLEKLGKDEFVTFKWYMYQEGILEDFQSIPKYKLEDANRTETVDLMGHTYAENAIKVMNVVLVKMGRKNVVKDDPSEPSGSDGAVHRVDHGGEQRLKPDVREDGMVPVPEPRHITYYQQKLRSHFQDKFLYAEEGWAEDKKRLVDIYTELYITAGPDIHINTQHEVQQIQKAWRPRDTETSVKPRDMFQHPSGKKRPVKTVLTNGIAGIGKTFLVQKFMLDWAEGTANQDVHLIFPFSFRQLNPRMGKQFSLANLIHECIPEAKGIKEEALNCIFNALESSGNSNYDKSEFKLLFVFDGLDESRLHLDLHVDDSHSVDVTKSSTTDILVKNLINGKLLRSARIWITTRPAAAKQIPRMCVNVVTEVRGFTDPQKEEYFRKRFREEEQAIRIISHIKTSRSLHIMCHIPVFCWITATVLEDMLETRDLPKSLTEMYAEFLMFQVNQSKKKCDPEQLSRQCIFSLAKLALQQLEKGNMIFYEKDLKECAIDISDASVYSGVFTEIFKEEKRRKQEFTTFCFVHLSVQEFLAAFHLIRCFIDGDDEELVNFLGKKSWSSLDDILDRVMEKSLNSKTGHLDLMVRFLHGLSLQSNQRLLKDLLGQTEISSEAIQRAINNLKQRSTDTVSPDRSINIFHCLMEMNDLSVHQEIQEFLQSENRSEKKLSEIHCSALAYMLQMSEEVLDELDLMKYNTTTEGRLRLLPAVRNCRKFRLSDCNLSETHCEVVASALKSDPSHLTELDMNQNRLQDSGLKQLCAGLDSPHCILQVLRLSSCNLSERSCEALSSVLSSQSSSLRELDLDNNDLQDSGVKLLCAGLESVDCGLESLSLSSCNLSERSCEALSSVLSSQSSSLRELDLDNNDLQDSGVKQLSHGLGGPDCRLETLSLSGCLITQEGCASLASALTSNPSYLRELDLSYNHPGDSGVELLSALLNSPDCSLKTLRVEHGGEQWLKPGP comes from the exons ATGGCACATCCTCCAGAGGTGCTTCTGCAGACTTTAGAGAAATTAGGAAAAGACGAGTTTGTAACGTTTAAGTGGTACATGTACCAGGAGGGAATTCTAGAAGACTTCCAATCGATCCCAAAGTATAAACTTGAAGACGCAAACCGGACGGAAACAGTGGACCTGATGGGGCACACCTACGCTGAGAACGCTATCAAAGTCATGAACGTGGTTTTGGTGAAGATGGGGCGGAAAAATGTGGTCAAAGATGATCCTTCAGAACCTTCAGGAAGTGATGGAGCTGTCCACAG ggtggaccatggtggagagcagaggttaaaacctgatgtgagggagg atgggatggttccagtaccagagccacgccacatcacatattaccaacagaaactccgATCCCACTTCCAGGACAAGTTTCTGTATGCAGAAGAAGGCTGGGCAGAAGATAAAaagcgtctggttgatatctacacagagctgtacatcacagccggccctgacatacacatcaacacacagcatgaggtccaacagatccagaaagcctggaggcccagagacactgagacatctgtcaaacccagagacatgttccaacatccttctggaaaaaaaagacctgtaaaaacagtgctgaccaatggaatcgcaggaattggaaagaccttcctggtgcaaaagtttatgctggactgggctgaaggaacagccaatcaagatgtgcatctcattttccccttctccttccgccagctgaatccacggatgggaaaacagttcagtttggcaaacctcattcatgaatgtatcccagaggctaagggcatcaaagaggaggctcttaattgcatctttaatgctttagaatcatcaggaaacagcaactATGACAAGAGCgaattcaagcttctgtttgtgtttgatggactggatgagagccgccttcatctggaccttcatgttgatgatagtcactctgttgatgtaactaagtcctccaccaccgatatcttggtgaaaaacctcatcaatggaaaactgctgcgttccgctcgcatatggataaccacacggcctgcagcagccaaacagatccctcgtatgtgtgtgaatgtggtgacagaggtcagagggttcactgacccacagaaggaggagtacttcaggaagaggttcagagaggaggagcaggccattaggatcatctcccacatcaagacatcacgaagcctccacatcatgtgccacatcccagtcttctgctggatcactgctacagttctggaggacatgttggaaaccagagacctgcccaagtccctgactgagatgtatgcagagtttctgatgtttcaggtaaatcagtccaaaaagaaatgtgaccCTGAACAACTGTCCAGgcagtgcattttttcactagcaaaactggctcttcagcagctggaaaagggcaacatgatCTTCTATGaaaaggatctgaaagagtgtgcCATCGATATCAGTGacgcctcagtgtactcaggagtgttcacagagatcttcaaagaagagaagagaaggaaacaggaattcacaacattctgctttgttcacctgagtgttcaggagtttctggctgctttccacctcatacgctgtttcattgatggggacgatgaagagctggtgaacttcctgggaaagaaaagttggtcatctctggatgacatcctggacagagtcatggagaaatctctgaacagtaaaactggccacctggacctgatggttcgcttccttcatggtctctccctgcagtcaaaccagagacttttaaaagacctgctgggtcagacagagatcagttcagaggccatccagagagccatcaacaacctgaaacagagaagcactgatacagtgtcccctgacagaagcatcaacatcttccactgtctgatggagatgaacgacctctcagtgcatcaggagatccaagagttcctgcagtcagagaacagatcagagaagaaactctctgagatccactgctcagctctggcctacatgctgcagatgtcagaggaggttcttgatgagctagacctgatgaagtacaacacaacaacagaaggacgattgagactgcttccagctgtgaggaactgcagaaagttcag actttctgactgtaacctctcagagactcactgtgaagttgtggcctcagctctgaagtccgacccctcccatctgacagagctcgacatgaaccagaacaggctgcaggattcaggactgaagcagctatgtgctggattggacagtcctcactgcatactgcaggttcttag gctgagcagctgtaacctctcagagagaagctgtgaagctctgtcctcagtcctcagctcccagtcctctagtctgagagagctggatctggataataacgacctgcaggattcaggagtgaagcttctttgtgctggactggagagtgttgactgtggtctggaatcactgag tctgagcagctgtaacctctcagagagaagctgtgaagctctgtcctcagtcctcagctcccagtcctctagtctgagagagctggatctggataataacgacctgcaggattcaggggtgaagcagctgtctcacggattagggggtccagactgcagactggagactctcag tctgtcagggtgtctgatcacacaggagggctgtgcttctctggcctcggctctgacctccaacccctcctatctgagagagctggacctgagctacaatcatccaggagactcaggagtggagctgctgtctgctttactcaacagtccagattgtagtctgaagactctcag ggtggagcatggtggagagcagtggttaaaacctgggccg